The region GGGATATTTCGAGAGAGATCGGCCATAACGTGCCATCACCTATAAATTTTCTGAGGCTGACTAAGGGGTTTGAAATGGCATATAAATTGCGATAAATACGAATACCCGCAAATAACTGTGGCATGAGTAACCGTCGCATTTTGGAGGTTAACGCTTCGTAGAGGGACATCATGATGAGCATGACAGAAATATTGAAAAAGGAAAGAAGGTGCCATGAAAGATTTGGAGAGCGTCATGACATCGAGTTCTCATCAGGCGGTGAAACGTATCGGGGGATATCGTCCAACTTCTCTCTGAGCGGCCTCTTCGTAAAGACACCGAACCCGCTTGAACCGGAAACAATAGTCGCAATCATCCTTCATCTTCCCGACGGCACCACGACGAGAATAACGGGAAGAGTCACTCGGGTTGTGAAGGCCCCTCCCGGCAGAACCTGCAAGACATCTTCGCCTTACCGAGAACAGGAGGGAATGGCGATAGACATCATAGAAAAAGATCCGCTCTATCTCAAGTTCGTAGCCTCGTTTCGTACAAGAGTTATCGATGATTGAGAAATGAAACCATTGAATCCCGACAAGAGAAGACAAGAACGCGTCAAGAAGCGCTGCGCGATTGAATTTGTGGTGGACGGAAAAACCCACATAGGGATAACGGGTGATTTTTCTTTGAGCGGCATCTTCATACGAACGCCGAATCATTTTGCGCCGGGAACGATTCTCGATATGTCGCTTCAACTCCCGGATGGATCGGTATCGAAGATAAAAGGCACGGTCGCGAGGATCCTGAAATCATCGGATGATAGGAAATCTCTCC is a window of Thermodesulfovibrionales bacterium DNA encoding:
- a CDS encoding PilZ domain-containing protein, with product MTEILKKERRCHERFGERHDIEFSSGGETYRGISSNFSLSGLFVKTPNPLEPETIVAIILHLPDGTTTRITGRVTRVVKAPPGRTCKTSSPYREQEGMAIDIIEKDPLYLKFVASFRTRVIDD
- a CDS encoding PilZ domain-containing protein; this translates as MKPLNPDKRRQERVKKRCAIEFVVDGKTHIGITGDFSLSGIFIRTPNHFAPGTILDMSLQLPDGSVSKIKGTVARILKSSDDRKSLREEGIGIEITEEDPHYRHFCLSLLAIPDS